The region CGAAGCGGGCGGGCAACTGGATTTCCGGCAGGAGCCGGGGCGGCGCAGCTTTGTATATCTGATTGAAGGGCAGCTTACCCTGAACGGGGAGGATGTGCTGAAGCCGGGCGATTCGGCAAGAATCGAGGACATAGCGCAGCTGGAGCTGAAGGCTGATGAGAATATACTGGTCATGGTGATTGATCTGCCGTAATGAGCGGCGGCGGGATACAGACATGAAGGAGGAGCTCGAATGGCAGAACAGGAAAGAGTGCTGGTGAAGCATTCCGTAACCGGGCGCATGCTTGTGAACAGCATGGAGGGAGTAGGATACACCTTCGATGAGCAGGGCGGGCTGACCTTGATCACCCTGACGAATGTTGCGGCAGATAAGGGCGCTGCGGTGGTGGAGCTGAAGGCGGAGCTTAATGTATTCCGCTTCGAGGAGCCTGCGGACGGGCCGGTCATCAAGCATTGGTACTACGTCGGAGATCAGCCTGTAAGCTATGATGCGGACTCCGGGCGCTTAACAATAGCTGTTCAGTCCGAAATCGAGTACCGGCCAGATCAATACTGGGCCTGATCCCTTTGCAGACTCCACCACATGTGCTTACAACAGGCGTGAGGTTCGGGGTCTGCTGCTTGATGCGCTTTTATGAAAAAAGATGAAAATGGGACAAATGAACTTGACAATACATTCCGGAACGACTAGCTTTGTTATGAAACGTAACATGTACATAAGAAAAGACAGGAGAAATGAAGCGTATGGAATTGTTTGCGGCGATGGAGCGGGAGGATTACGAGGAAGTACTGTTTTGTCAGGATAAGGCATCGGGGCTGAAGGCGATTATTGCGATTCACGACACCACGCTGGGACCGGCACTGGGCGGAACGAGAATGTGGACCTATGCAACGGAGGAGGAGGCGCTTGTCGACGCCCTTCGTCTGGCTAAAGGCATGACGTATAAGAATGCGGTGGCCGGGCTGAATCTGGGCGGCGGTAAGACCGTCATTATCGGTGATCCGCACACTGACAAGAACGAGGCGATGTTCCGCGCCTTCGGCAGATACATACAGGGCTTGAACGGCCGTTACATTACAGCAGAGGATGTAGGCACTACGGAAGAGGATATGGATATTATCCATCAGGAGACCGACTTCGTTACCGGAATATCGGCTTCCTACGGCTCGTCCGGCAACCCCTCACCGGCTACAGCCTTCGGCGTATATCAAGGCATGAAGGCCGCAGCGAAGGCTGCCTTCGGCAGTGATTCCCTGGCAGGCAGAACCGTCGCCGTGCAGGGTGTCGGCAATGTCTCCTTTACACTATGCAAGTATCTGCATGAAGAAGGTGCACGCCTGCTGGTAGCAGATATTCATAGTGAGGCAGTGAACCGGGCCGTCCAGGCTTACGGGGCAACGGCTGTAGACCCGGCCGACATTATTGGGGCAGATTGTGACATCTATGCGCCATGTGCGCTTGGTGCCACCATTAATGATGAGTCGCTCCCGCGGCTTAGAGCCAAGGTGATTGCAGGAGCCGCCAATAATCAGCTCAAGGAGCCGCGTCACGGAGATGCGCTGCACAAGATGGGGATTGTCTACGCCCCGGACTATGTGATTAACGCCGGTGGCGTTATTAATATCGCCGATGAATTGAACGGTTACCACAAGGAACGGGCGTACAAGCAGATAGCCCGAATCTATGACAGCATCACCCGTGTGCTGGAGATTTCCCGCCTGAAGGGGATTCCGGCCTATGCGGCTGCGGATCAGCTGGCAGAAGAAAGGATATCCCTGCTGCGCAATAGCCGCAGCACCTTCCTGCGGAACGGACAGCATGCCCTTAGCCGGAGATAAGTCCCCAGTCGGGGTGCCTAATTTCGACTTTATTCTGCTTTTTATCCATTCGTGGAGAACGAAGCACACCCACTTCCAATAAGAAGCTGCATGCTTCAAATATCCTTCAGTTGCGAAGAAGAGCCATCCTCCGGCTATGGGGGATGGCTCTTCTGTGTGGATTTTGGGATTTTGGAGCACGACTAGTCTGTGCAGCCAGCTTGCAGGCTGCTTATTGTGCTTTTTGCGGCTCGGGATAAGTAACGCCAAGCGTATCAACGGTGACCTTCTTCATGACCGGCGGCTGATCCGGACGGTCATTCTTGCCACGCGGCAGACTGACGATCGCCTGGACCGCTTCGAGTCCTTCAGTGACCTTGCCGAAGGCAGCGTAATCGCCATCAAGGCTTGGATAAGCTGCGGCCATAATGAAGAACTGGGAGCCGGCAGAGTCCATATCCTGGCTTCTCGCCATGGACAGCACGCCTTCTGTATGCAGCAGATTATTGGTGAAGCCGTTGTTATTGAATTCTCCGGCAATGCTGTAGTCCGGTCCGCCCATTCCTGTGCCATCCGGGTCTCCGCCCTGGATCATGAAGCCTGGAATAACCCGGTGGAAGATGGTTCCGTCATAGAAGCCCTTCTTAATCAATGAAATGAAGTTGTTGACCGTATTGGGGGCAACCTCGGGGTACAGCTCGGCCTTAATTACAGCGCCGTTATCCATCTCAATCGTAACCACCGGATGGCTGGCTGTGGCTGAAGGCACGCCTTCTGTAGCAGCAGCGCTCTCCTGCGGTGCTGCTGTGGCCTCACTGCCTGCTCCGGAACTGCTGTTACCATTACCGGCGGCATTATTATTCACTGGCTTATTGCCGCAGCCCGCCAGAATGACGAGCATCAGGCACATCACCGCAAGCAGGATGACGGGTTTTCTTGTGATAGACTTCACTTCAGAATCTCTCCTTTTATCCTTAAATAATCTGGCATATTCACCTCTGTATCATACCTTCTTTGTCCTGCTTCTGGCAAAGTCTGCTTCTGCGGTCTGCCGGATTCTGCTACTTTGGTGCGGGCAGCTCTTTGGCGGAAGCGAGCGTCGTTCCTTCGGGAACCGGCAGTAAGGCGCTTTTGGAGATGCCGATGAGCTGGGAGCTGTAGATTCCGCTGTGCCCGGAGAACAGATAGCTGATGATGCAGGCGATGAACATATAGACCGCTCCGCCGGAGCCGAACAGCTCGATACCCATAATGAAGCAGGCAAGCGGTGTATTGGTGGCTCCGCAGAAGACAGCGATGAAGCCAAGCGAGGCCAGAAAAGGCCCATATAGATGAAGCACTCCGGCCAGGCTGCTGCCCAGGGAAGCTCCGATGGCGAATAGCGGCGTCACTTCGCCGCCTTGGAAGCCGGTCCCCAGAGTGAACGCGGTGAAAATCAGCTTCCATAGAAAAGCGAAGGGCGATACGCCGTCTTCGAAGGAGCTGCTGATCAGCGGAAGTCCCAGCCCCAGATAGTCCCGGGTACCGGCTATGTAGACCAGGGCAATAATGATCAGCCCGCCGGCGGCGCTTTTGAGCATAGGATTACGGATTATGGCGGTGAAGGTCCGTTTCAGATAATGGGTAAGCTCACTGAACAGCAGGCTGCACAGGCCGAAGAGGATGGAGGCGATTATAACCTTGACCAGCACCAGTGCATCCATAGCTGGGAAGACATCTACCTGATAATGGATATGGTGAACGCCCCATAACCGGGAGGCTACCAGATCGCCGGTGAAGCTGGCGGCAAAACAGGGCAGCAGCGCCTTGTGGCTGATCAGCCCGATGGCGATCACCTCCAGGCCGAACACCGTTCCGGCCAGCGGGGTGCCGAAGATGGACCCGAAGCCGCCGCTGATGCCGCACATCAGCAGGATTCGGCGGTCCACCGGGCCGATTCTGAGCCAGCGGCCGAGTGCTTCTGCCAGACTGCCGCCCATCTGCACTGCCGTACCTTCACGTCCGGCAGAGCCGCCGAAGAGATGGGTAATCAGCGTTCCGCCAAGGACCAGCGGGGCCATTCGCAGCGGGATCGCTTCGTTGCCCTCACGGATCTGCTCCAGAATCAGATTATTCCCCTTGCTGCTGCTCTTACCGTAACGCATATACATTCCGCTGACGAGCGCGCCTCCCGCCGGAAGCAGGAACAGCAGCCAGGCATGCTCCAGCCTTACCTGGGTGACTGCGTTCAGACTGGCCAGGAACAAAGCCGAGGCACTTCCTGCCAGCAGCCCGACCATTCCCCCCAGGATCACCCATTTGATGAATGTACTCCAGAGCGCAAGCTGGCTCTGGCGCGCTGCAAGCTCGGCCCATCGTTCATATTTCCTCTTCATTATCGCTAATGCCCCCCGACACGAAATCAATACTACCCTGAAATCAAAACAGACTCCTACCAGCGTAGTTAACCACTGGTAGGAGTCATTAGCCCCGAAGGGCGGTTATGGCGAACTCCATCGCCGCAATTGAATGAAACTATCGTAAGCCGATTGTCTCCAAAAGTCAATATGAACCTGTAGTAGGGGGGACGCTCTGGCAGGGACGCTTAGCCGTATCTACTCGTCACCGTTCGAGCCGTTCAGCACATCGGTACCTGGCATGGCATCAGGGTCCGGGGAGACCGGGTCAACGCTGCTTCCGGGAACGAGTTCATCCGCATCCGGGACATCCTCCAGCGGAGCGGCTTCCTCCGCTTCTCCGGTCACCTCTTCCTCCGTATCCGCATAATCAATGACGCTGCCGGTCAATCCGGCTGCGCCGGCCGTGTATACAGCATCCGACTCCAGCAGCTCATCCCGCTGCGGACCGGGGGTGGCGGAAGCGGGAGCGGGACGGTCTGCGCGCGGCCCAAGCCCGGCGTCCGGCACATTCAGGCCGATGTCGGCTGCAAGAATAGGATCGCTCTCAAGCGCCGGGTCCGAGCCGTCATCCACTACACCGTCGAAATCGATCGGTGTGAAGTGAGCAGGGTCATGACTGGCCAGTGCAGATTCCAGCGGGCGGTTCCCGGCGCCTGCAGTTTCCTCACTGGGGCTTGGCTCAGTAATCGTGCCAAGCGGACGCAATTCTTCCAGCGGGATATCCTGCTCCGGGGAGACACCGCCCATTTTGGTATAGCGCTCATATGCAAAGTCGGCTTCCGTCTTATTGAATTCGTTACCCATCGTCAATCAGCTCCCTTTTCCCTTGTTGTAGGTCTTCTTCATCTTATAGTACAACTATACCCGTTTAAGCGGCGGCGAATCTGTCCGTCATCCAGGCAGGCCATCTGATTAATATATTCATTTCTCCGGCAGAATAACCGGAATAGATGAATTAAACGAGCTGTTTCGAGGGTATTTGCAGTCTGATGGCAGGTATTGTGCAAACGTTGTCGAAAATAAGAATCATATGGACTATATAAATACAACTAACGATTCACTGAGGTGCCACAATGAAGTTAGCATCAACCAAAACAGCCGCAGTCCTTATTATGCTGCTGCTTATAATAACGATCATTCCGGCGGGAATCGCCATAGAATGGGACGGACATACCGAAGCGGAAATTCCGGCCTGGGAGCTGAAGTGGGAAACAGCTGGAAATAGCGGTATAGAAGCTGCAATTGCAGGGCGGGCCGACGAATGGACATGGGTGCGTGCCAGGGAGGCCAGGCCCCTTCCGCCATCTGGTACCGCTTCTGCTTGGATGCGGCTTACCTTGCCTCCTGCTGGAGCAACCCCCGCAATTCTGATCGATAGAGTATTTGGCGACAACCTGAAAGCATATATAGACAACCGGCTAATCTACGATTCCAGCGGGGATGTGGAATATAGTGGCAACAAGGTGCTGATTCCGCTCCCGGCACAGAACAGTGCGAAGCCGCTCTATCTGTGGAATGCGGGCAGCGGGGAGTTCGGAATTGAGGGGGATGTAAGGGTAGGCAGCTACGATCAGCTGCTGTCCTTTTATGTGAAGCAGGATCTGGTTGACGTTGTGCTCGGAGCCGCCATGATCTTCATGGCCGGAGCATTATTGATCTGCCTGCTGTTTCTTAAGCCGGAATTTTTCTACAGCGGTTTCTTTCTGGCCCTGGTCATCCTGTCCTTTGGAGTGCTGCTGCTGACGTACTCCCCGTTTCTGACGCTGATTCTAAGCCGGGGGGATCGTCTGAGGCAGATCAGCTTCGATTTGGCCCTGTTTACCATTATGCCGGCGTTCACGCTTTATTTTGAGCAGTTATTCGGACCGGGCAAGCGTGGCTTCACTGCCCGTGTGCGTAAATTTCAACTGGCCTATTCCTTGTTCTGTACCGCAGCGCTTATTCTGAATGCCGCACTTTCCTTCCGGCTGGACGCGCTGTATTCGCTTCTGACTATTAACGCAACCGGTGTACTAATGATTGCCCAGTTTATCTACCTGCTGTATCTGGCGTTTTCTTATGCCCGCAGAGGCAATTCCGATGCCATCTTGTTCACTGCCGGCTTCTCTGTATTTGCCTTGGTCTCCGTGGCGGAGCTGCTGCGGTACTTCCTTTCCATGGAGAGATATCATCTGTACTGGTGGAAATGGGGCATGGTGGTATTCATTCTTTCCCTGATTGCTATTCTGGGGAAACGGTTTGCGGGAAGCCATGAGAAGGCGCTGGAATACGCCAGGGAGCTGGAGAAATTCAATAATGAGCTGCAGCGTTCGGAGAAAATGGAGATTATCAGTGAGCTTGCCGCCTCTGTAGCCCATGAGGTACGTAATCCGCTCCAGGTCACACGCGGGTTCCTGCAGATTCTGGGGGAACGCTCCGGTAATAAGGAGAAGGAGTATCTGAAGATGGCTGTGGGGGAGCTGGACCGGGCCTCGGTGATCATTACCGATTTCCTGACCTTTGCGAAGCCGGGCGTTGAAATCGTGGATGTATTCGAAGTCTCGGAGGAGCTGAAGCATGTGTCGGGAATCCTGCTGCCGCTGGCTAATCTGCAGGGCGGCTCAATAGAGCTGCGTCTGCAGCAGGAGCTTCAAGTGACGGGCAGTCCGGCCAAGTTCAAGCAGGCATTCATTAATCTGATCAAGAACAGCATTGAATCACTCCAGGAGGAGGGGCAGATTGTCGTAACGGCCTGGAGGACAGGCAACTGGGTAATCATCAGCGTGAAGGATAACGGCGAGGGAATGAAGGTCAGCGAGCTGGCCCGGCTGGGCGAGCCGTATTACTCCAATAAGACCAAGGGTACGGGGCTTGGCCTCATGGTCACCTTCCGTATTATTGAAGCGATGAACGGCACGATTAAGTTCAACAGCCGCAAGGGCGAAGGGACCGAGGTGCTTATTAAATTGCCGGCCTCCACCAGTAATTAGAAAATATTTTTGTTTATTCCGTTTTTTTGAAGGGATGGGCAGAGTATGGGGCGAAATATTAACACTACAGAACTTTGCTTCTAAAACTTTCCTCTGAGGTGCTTGCATGTCTTTGATGGTCAAAAGTTTACATACAGCGTTCGTATTGTTTCTGCTTTGCCTAACCTGCGGAGGACTTCTGGTATCCGCGCAAAGTGCCTCCCCCGCCAGTGAGATCAGACATTGGCAGATGAAGTGGCAGGAGGGGCCGGATGATGGCGGACTCCAGGCTCCGGTAACGGAAGACCAGGGGTGGATCGATGTGGAGGCGAAGGCCGAGATGCCGCGCAAGCCTTCCGGGGTATCCTCCGCCTGGACTAAGATTACTTTGCCCTCCTATCATTATGTGTCCCCCTCCGTCTATATCCAGACAATCTATGCGCTGCATGTGAAGGTGTATGTGGAGGACCGGCTGG is a window of Paenibacillus sp. FSL H3-0469 DNA encoding:
- a CDS encoding voltage-gated chloride channel family protein, giving the protein MKRKYERWAELAARQSQLALWSTFIKWVILGGMVGLLAGSASALFLASLNAVTQVRLEHAWLLFLLPAGGALVSGMYMRYGKSSSKGNNLILEQIREGNEAIPLRMAPLVLGGTLITHLFGGSAGREGTAVQMGGSLAEALGRWLRIGPVDRRILLMCGISGGFGSIFGTPLAGTVFGLEVIAIGLISHKALLPCFAASFTGDLVASRLWGVHHIHYQVDVFPAMDALVLVKVIIASILFGLCSLLFSELTHYLKRTFTAIIRNPMLKSAAGGLIIIALVYIAGTRDYLGLGLPLISSSFEDGVSPFAFLWKLIFTAFTLGTGFQGGEVTPLFAIGASLGSSLAGVLHLYGPFLASLGFIAVFCGATNTPLACFIMGIELFGSGGAVYMFIACIISYLFSGHSGIYSSQLIGISKSALLPVPEGTTLASAKELPAPK
- a CDS encoding ATP-binding protein yields the protein MKLASTKTAAVLIMLLLIITIIPAGIAIEWDGHTEAEIPAWELKWETAGNSGIEAAIAGRADEWTWVRAREARPLPPSGTASAWMRLTLPPAGATPAILIDRVFGDNLKAYIDNRLIYDSSGDVEYSGNKVLIPLPAQNSAKPLYLWNAGSGEFGIEGDVRVGSYDQLLSFYVKQDLVDVVLGAAMIFMAGALLICLLFLKPEFFYSGFFLALVILSFGVLLLTYSPFLTLILSRGDRLRQISFDLALFTIMPAFTLYFEQLFGPGKRGFTARVRKFQLAYSLFCTAALILNAALSFRLDALYSLLTINATGVLMIAQFIYLLYLAFSYARRGNSDAILFTAGFSVFALVSVAELLRYFLSMERYHLYWWKWGMVVFILSLIAILGKRFAGSHEKALEYARELEKFNNELQRSEKMEIISELAASVAHEVRNPLQVTRGFLQILGERSGNKEKEYLKMAVGELDRASVIITDFLTFAKPGVEIVDVFEVSEELKHVSGILLPLANLQGGSIELRLQQELQVTGSPAKFKQAFINLIKNSIESLQEEGQIVVTAWRTGNWVIISVKDNGEGMKVSELARLGEPYYSNKTKGTGLGLMVTFRIIEAMNGTIKFNSRKGEGTEVLIKLPASTSN
- a CDS encoding peptidylprolyl isomerase; translated protein: MCLMLVILAGCGNKPVNNNAAGNGNSSSGAGSEATAAPQESAAATEGVPSATASHPVVTIEMDNGAVIKAELYPEVAPNTVNNFISLIKKGFYDGTIFHRVIPGFMIQGGDPDGTGMGGPDYSIAGEFNNNGFTNNLLHTEGVLSMARSQDMDSAGSQFFIMAAAYPSLDGDYAAFGKVTEGLEAVQAIVSLPRGKNDRPDQPPVMKKVTVDTLGVTYPEPQKAQ
- a CDS encoding Glu/Leu/Phe/Val dehydrogenase, translating into MELFAAMEREDYEEVLFCQDKASGLKAIIAIHDTTLGPALGGTRMWTYATEEEALVDALRLAKGMTYKNAVAGLNLGGGKTVIIGDPHTDKNEAMFRAFGRYIQGLNGRYITAEDVGTTEEDMDIIHQETDFVTGISASYGSSGNPSPATAFGVYQGMKAAAKAAFGSDSLAGRTVAVQGVGNVSFTLCKYLHEEGARLLVADIHSEAVNRAVQAYGATAVDPADIIGADCDIYAPCALGATINDESLPRLRAKVIAGAANNQLKEPRHGDALHKMGIVYAPDYVINAGGVINIADELNGYHKERAYKQIARIYDSITRVLEISRLKGIPAYAAADQLAEERISLLRNSRSTFLRNGQHALSRR